A stretch of Campylobacter gracilis DNA encodes these proteins:
- a CDS encoding EAL domain-containing protein produces MSVLFSETKERENRFITALKISVPFTCVLIVFGIILFRNGEFKFDDVILFLILLICYVYYVIYQIYFGFQKTLIDPVTHVFVREEIEKILSNDLAKNRQINIVLLRIKNIIDINDRYGYKNGDEILYEYCKELSNFMAEQGFKDLPIGRFINGYFVFGVESKATNLSHILRMFEHKISSQTIKNVEIKSEFTMLPSSYDRNLNNIVNALFYKINHLDDEEHGEKAIDVEKVLIDVFSADVMEAIDSENFSFKYQRVADKNGVKSHINLIPKLDLRSGEKITKSRILDILLLNHYDIKYDISMMRQISRIIYFKDIDAKIFIEIMPQTLRNNEFRNEILKLIDNNLIDPKKIVFEFNEKLIYSEIKRFDEILIKFRELGFSFALSQFGGSNASFEYLKFLEVDFIVYDIEFNKNLNDEKIKNIFIGINEACAKSGIKTVMRFVDKEEFQMQLYKMGIDYIQGFCVEKPNDISNLRRS; encoded by the coding sequence ATGTCTGTTTTATTTAGTGAGACCAAAGAGCGCGAAAACCGTTTTATAACGGCACTTAAAATTTCGGTGCCATTTACCTGCGTTTTGATTGTTTTCGGAATTATTTTATTCCGAAATGGCGAGTTTAAATTTGACGATGTAATTTTATTTTTAATACTTTTGATCTGCTATGTTTATTATGTCATTTATCAAATTTATTTTGGCTTTCAAAAGACTCTGATTGATCCCGTTACTCACGTATTTGTGCGAGAGGAGATCGAGAAAATTTTGAGTAATGATCTAGCCAAAAATCGTCAAATAAATATTGTTCTTTTGCGAATTAAAAATATCATCGACATAAACGATCGATACGGCTACAAAAACGGCGATGAAATTTTATATGAGTATTGTAAGGAACTTTCAAATTTTATGGCGGAGCAGGGTTTTAAGGACCTTCCGATAGGACGCTTTATAAATGGCTATTTTGTATTCGGCGTAGAATCAAAAGCTACAAATTTAAGTCATATTTTGCGAATGTTTGAGCATAAAATTTCAAGTCAAACGATTAAAAATGTAGAGATAAAAAGCGAATTTACGATGCTTCCAAGCTCGTATGATCGCAATCTAAATAATATCGTAAATGCTCTATTTTATAAGATAAATCACCTGGACGACGAAGAGCACGGCGAGAAGGCTATTGACGTAGAGAAAGTATTAATTGACGTATTTTCCGCCGACGTAATGGAAGCGATCGATAGCGAAAATTTTAGCTTTAAATATCAGCGCGTTGCAGATAAAAACGGCGTAAAATCGCATATAAATTTAATTCCGAAACTTGATCTAAGAAGCGGCGAAAAGATTACAAAAAGTAGAATTTTAGATATTTTGCTTCTAAATCATTATGATATCAAATACGATATTTCGATGATGAGGCAGATTTCTAGGATCATCTATTTTAAAGATATTGACGCTAAAATTTTTATCGAGATCATGCCTCAGACCCTGCGAAATAACGAGTTTCGTAATGAAATTTTAAAGCTAATAGATAATAATCTGATCGATCCGAAAAAGATCGTGTTTGAGTTTAACGAAAAGCTTATCTATTCGGAGATCAAGCGCTTTGACGAAATTTTGATTAAATTCCGCGAACTTGGATTTAGCTTCGCGCTGTCGCAGTTCGGCGGCTCAAACGCGAGCTTTGAATATTTAAAATTTTTAGAAGTGGATTTTATCGTTTATGACATAGAATTTAACAAAAATTTGAACGACGAAAAGATTAAAAATATTTTTATAGGTATCAACGAAGCCTGCGCTAAATCGGGTATCAAAACCGTAATGCGTTTC